One stretch of Leadbetterella byssophila DSM 17132 DNA includes these proteins:
- a CDS encoding RecQ family ATP-dependent DNA helicase: MISESVEQRLKQNLKEIFGFDNFRGEQEKIIKSVISGKNTFVIMPTGAGKSLCYQLPATVLEGTAIVISPLIALMKNQVDQLTAYGINAQFLNSTLNKSEMNRVKNDVISGVCKLLYIAPESLTKEDNLEFLKKAKISFVAVDEAHCISEWGHDFRPEYRKIKDIIENIDTALPIVALTATATPKVQLDIKKSLNMDDSVIFKTSFNRANLYYEVRPKQNAKKQLIKFVSQNRGKSGIVYCLSRKKVEEIAELLNVNGFKALPYHAGLDPEVRMKNQDAFLNENCDIVVATIAFGMGIDKPDVRFVVHYDAPKSLEGYYQETGRAGRDGIDGTCLMFYALDDITKLEKFNKDKNVTERDNAKALLMEMVAYSSLGVCRRRQLLSYFGEQMEKDCGFCDNCKKPTKTFKGKEEVELVIKTILKTEQRFSANHIADILTGNTKDNPAILSYEHNKLEMFGKGLKYFNLEDKFEEEEEEDDEDTILVNKKPKADINADGRISASDKWVSIIRQLMVFGYLEKDIDNYGVVKVSQKGMNYLNDPYSITFHEDHDLDETEGSGEDDLQQTPGSASGSGAADQALLELLKSLRKKIAKEKNVPPYVVFQDPSLEEMATTYPSNANELAQVNGVGMGKVQKFGKPFLDLINKYVEDNEIETTHDLMVKTTVNKSKTKIFIIQQIDRKIDLEDIAEAKEMSAEEIISEIESICFSGTKLNLDYYINQIIDKEKQQDIYEYFMTSSSDDIRAALKEFEDYEEEVTEEELRLMRIKFISEMAN, encoded by the coding sequence ATGATTTCAGAATCAGTAGAACAAAGATTGAAGCAAAATCTTAAGGAGATTTTCGGCTTCGATAACTTTAGAGGAGAACAGGAGAAAATCATCAAAAGCGTTATCTCTGGCAAGAACACTTTCGTCATAATGCCGACAGGTGCCGGAAAGTCTTTATGCTACCAGTTGCCTGCCACTGTACTAGAAGGAACAGCTATCGTGATCTCACCTTTAATCGCCTTGATGAAAAACCAGGTGGATCAGTTGACTGCATATGGAATAAATGCCCAGTTTCTAAACAGCACCTTGAATAAATCAGAGATGAACAGAGTGAAAAATGATGTCATCTCAGGTGTTTGTAAACTTTTGTACATAGCCCCTGAATCTCTTACTAAAGAAGATAATCTGGAGTTCTTAAAGAAAGCTAAGATTTCATTCGTAGCCGTAGATGAAGCGCACTGTATTTCTGAATGGGGACATGACTTCCGTCCGGAATATCGTAAGATCAAAGATATCATTGAAAACATTGACACCGCTCTACCTATAGTAGCCCTTACTGCTACCGCTACTCCAAAGGTACAGCTAGACATCAAGAAGAGCTTGAACATGGATGATTCAGTCATCTTCAAAACCTCTTTTAACCGTGCTAACTTGTATTATGAAGTTAGACCAAAGCAAAATGCTAAGAAGCAACTGATCAAATTCGTTTCTCAAAACCGTGGCAAATCCGGTATTGTGTACTGTTTGAGTAGAAAGAAAGTAGAAGAGATTGCAGAACTTTTGAATGTAAACGGCTTCAAAGCTCTTCCTTACCATGCGGGTCTAGATCCGGAGGTAAGAATGAAAAACCAGGATGCCTTTTTGAATGAAAACTGTGACATCGTGGTGGCGACCATCGCCTTTGGAATGGGTATTGATAAACCGGACGTTCGTTTCGTAGTTCACTACGATGCTCCAAAATCACTTGAAGGTTATTACCAGGAAACAGGTAGAGCCGGTAGAGACGGTATTGATGGAACTTGCTTGATGTTCTATGCTTTGGACGATATCACTAAACTGGAAAAATTTAATAAAGATAAGAACGTAACCGAAAGAGATAATGCAAAGGCCCTCCTGATGGAAATGGTGGCTTATTCTTCTTTAGGTGTATGTAGAAGACGACAGTTGCTTTCCTATTTCGGTGAACAGATGGAAAAGGACTGCGGTTTCTGCGACAACTGTAAAAAGCCTACAAAAACGTTCAAAGGTAAGGAGGAAGTAGAATTGGTGATCAAGACCATTCTTAAGACCGAACAACGCTTCTCCGCTAACCACATTGCCGATATTTTGACCGGTAATACCAAAGACAATCCTGCCATTCTTAGCTATGAGCATAACAAGCTTGAAATGTTTGGAAAAGGATTGAAATACTTCAATCTGGAAGACAAATTCGAAGAAGAAGAAGAAGAGGATGACGAAGATACTATCTTAGTCAACAAGAAACCGAAGGCCGATATTAATGCTGACGGTCGGATTTCTGCTTCCGACAAGTGGGTATCTATCATCAGACAATTGATGGTGTTTGGATACCTGGAAAAAGACATAGACAATTATGGTGTAGTAAAAGTGTCCCAAAAGGGCATGAACTACCTGAATGACCCGTATAGCATCACCTTCCACGAGGATCACGATTTAGATGAAACCGAAGGAAGCGGAGAAGATGATCTTCAACAAACGCCAGGAAGTGCATCCGGTTCCGGCGCGGCTGACCAGGCTCTATTGGAATTGTTGAAATCCCTTAGAAAGAAGATTGCCAAAGAAAAGAATGTACCTCCATACGTAGTATTCCAAGACCCTTCTCTGGAAGAAATGGCTACTACCTATCCTTCAAATGCGAATGAACTTGCACAGGTGAATGGTGTAGGTATGGGTAAAGTGCAGAAATTCGGCAAGCCCTTCCTGGACTTGATCAACAAGTACGTTGAAGATAACGAGATCGAGACTACCCATGACTTGATGGTAAAAACTACCGTGAACAAGTCTAAGACGAAGATATTCATCATCCAACAAATCGACCGTAAGATTGACCTGGAAGACATTGCAGAAGCCAAAGAAATGTCAGCGGAAGAGATCATTTCTGAGATCGAATCCATTTGCTTCTCCGGCACCAAATTGAACTTAGATTATTACATTAATCAGATCATAGATAAGGAGAAACAACAGGACATCTACGAATACTTCATGACCT
- a CDS encoding KpsF/GutQ family sugar-phosphate isomerase, whose product METKVEKNIIDTAKKVLADESEAIKSLISTIGSEFEEVVNLILNSRGKVVLSGIGKSAIIAQKISATLNSTGQKAVFMHATDAVHGDLGIIDDEDVIVILSKSGNTPELKVLIPLIRRLPNKLVGMVSDLDSFLARNSDYVLNAHVNREACPMNLAPTTSTTVSLALGDALAVCLLEARGFTKRDFAKYHPGGSLGKKLYLKVSDIYPNNEVPIVKEEAGMEEVILEMTSKRLGTTAVINEEGHLTGIITDGDLRRKLREKVDVFSLKALDLMSRNPKVIRKDDFAVNALNLMQELSITQLVVAENQKVLGFVHLHDLLREGLV is encoded by the coding sequence GTGGAGACGAAAGTAGAAAAAAATATTATTGATACCGCCAAAAAAGTTTTGGCAGATGAATCAGAGGCTATTAAATCTTTGATAAGTACAATTGGTTCTGAATTTGAAGAGGTAGTAAATCTGATTTTGAATTCAAGAGGTAAAGTAGTGCTATCTGGAATAGGAAAAAGTGCTATTATCGCTCAAAAAATTTCAGCTACTTTAAACTCAACCGGACAAAAGGCGGTATTTATGCACGCAACTGATGCCGTTCATGGGGACTTGGGGATTATAGATGACGAAGACGTTATCGTGATTTTGTCCAAAAGTGGTAATACGCCCGAGTTAAAGGTGCTGATTCCTTTGATCAGAAGATTGCCTAATAAGTTAGTGGGAATGGTTTCAGATCTGGATTCTTTTTTGGCTCGTAATTCTGATTATGTACTGAATGCCCATGTGAATAGAGAGGCTTGCCCTATGAATTTGGCGCCTACTACCTCTACTACGGTTTCCTTGGCTTTGGGTGATGCTTTAGCTGTCTGTTTGTTAGAGGCCAGGGGTTTCACTAAAAGGGATTTTGCTAAGTATCATCCTGGTGGTTCACTCGGAAAGAAATTGTATTTAAAAGTATCTGATATATATCCTAATAATGAGGTTCCTATAGTGAAGGAGGAGGCCGGTATGGAGGAAGTTATACTGGAAATGACCTCCAAGCGTTTAGGTACTACGGCTGTAATCAATGAAGAAGGACATCTGACCGGTATTATCACGGATGGAGATTTAAGAAGAAAATTAAGGGAAAAGGTAGATGTTTTTTCTCTAAAAGCTTTAGATTTGATGAGTCGGAATCCCAAGGTTATCCGTAAGGATGACTTTGCGGTTAATGCCCTGAATCTTATGCAAGAGTTGAGTATTACTCAGTTAGTGGTGGCAGAAAACCAAAAGGTTCTGGGCTTTGTGCACTTGCACGATTTGCTTCGTGAAGGGCTAGTTTAA
- the nadB gene encoding L-aspartate oxidase, which produces MRTVDFLVIGSGIAGLSFALKAAKKGKVLILTKVNADETNTKYAQGGIASVFDPATDSFDKHIQDTLIAGDGLCDREIVEIVVSEGPDRIRELIDYGTNFDKMETGEYNLTREGGHSENRILHYKDITGWEIERALLEEVAKHENIEILTHYFAVEVITQHHLGEKTNGNAECYGVYALNVNTMEVEKILSKVTVMASGGAGQIYSSTTNPIIATGDGIAMVYRAGGEVRDMEMIQFHPTSLYNPGTFPSFLITEAVRGEGGVLRDKFGREFMYDYDERGSLAPRDIVARSIDAEMKKSGEEHVWLDITHKPKEFILQHFPNIYEKCLSIGIDISKDYIPVTPAAHYLCGGIKVDEFGRTTIKNLYACGECSSTGLHGANRLASNSLLEAAVFAHRIAGSALEIVDQLDFETKVPEWNEFGAVQSNEEILVSHNTRELQKMMSDYVGIVRSDFRLDRAETRMKMLRDETEEFYRKTKLSVKLCELRNLILCAQMVIQSAKKRKESRGLHYNTDYPYKLGGKPENTVLGRHLSAS; this is translated from the coding sequence ATGCGAACAGTAGATTTTTTAGTCATTGGATCTGGAATTGCGGGGCTTAGTTTTGCCTTAAAGGCGGCCAAAAAAGGAAAGGTGTTGATCCTTACAAAAGTAAATGCAGATGAGACCAACACGAAGTATGCTCAAGGAGGTATAGCTTCCGTTTTCGACCCGGCCACAGATTCTTTTGATAAACATATACAAGATACTCTTATAGCTGGAGACGGCCTATGTGATAGAGAGATTGTTGAAATTGTAGTGTCTGAAGGCCCGGATAGAATTCGGGAACTGATAGATTATGGCACCAATTTCGATAAGATGGAAACCGGCGAGTATAATCTGACTCGAGAAGGTGGTCATTCGGAAAATCGCATCTTACACTACAAAGATATTACCGGTTGGGAAATCGAGCGTGCGCTTCTAGAGGAAGTGGCCAAGCATGAAAACATCGAGATTCTAACGCATTATTTTGCTGTAGAGGTGATTACTCAGCACCATTTGGGAGAAAAAACGAACGGTAATGCCGAATGTTACGGAGTTTATGCTTTGAATGTCAATACCATGGAAGTAGAAAAGATACTTTCAAAGGTGACCGTCATGGCTTCCGGAGGTGCAGGTCAGATCTATTCTTCTACCACTAATCCTATCATTGCTACGGGTGATGGGATTGCTATGGTGTACAGGGCAGGAGGAGAAGTGAGAGATATGGAGATGATTCAGTTTCATCCTACTTCTCTTTACAATCCGGGTACCTTCCCAAGTTTCTTGATAACTGAAGCCGTGAGAGGCGAAGGTGGAGTGTTGAGAGATAAATTTGGAAGGGAGTTTATGTATGACTATGACGAGAGAGGTTCCCTTGCTCCCCGTGACATCGTAGCCCGCTCCATAGACGCAGAAATGAAGAAGTCAGGAGAGGAGCACGTATGGCTGGATATTACACATAAACCTAAGGAGTTTATTCTACAGCATTTTCCTAACATATATGAAAAATGCCTGAGCATAGGGATAGATATAAGCAAAGACTATATACCTGTTACCCCTGCGGCACATTATTTGTGTGGTGGTATTAAAGTAGATGAATTTGGTAGAACCACTATCAAGAATCTATATGCCTGTGGTGAGTGCTCTTCTACCGGACTACATGGCGCGAATAGACTGGCCTCCAATTCTTTATTAGAAGCGGCGGTTTTCGCGCATAGAATCGCAGGTTCTGCACTGGAGATAGTGGATCAATTGGATTTTGAAACCAAAGTTCCGGAATGGAATGAGTTCGGAGCGGTACAAAGCAATGAAGAGATTTTGGTTTCCCATAATACCCGAGAGCTGCAGAAGATGATGTCAGATTACGTAGGTATAGTGCGTTCTGATTTCCGTTTAGACCGGGCTGAAACACGTATGAAGATGCTGAGGGACGAAACGGAGGAGTTTTATCGAAAGACTAAACTGTCTGTGAAACTTTGTGAGTTGAGAAACTTGATTCTTTGTGCGCAGATGGTGATACAGTCGGCTAAAAAGCGCAAAGAGTCCAGAGGATTACACTACAATACGGACTATCCTTATAAACTAGGAGGAAAGCCGGAGAATACCGTTTTGGGGAGGCATTTATCAGCCTCCTAA
- a CDS encoding PspC domain-containing protein, with translation MDKLKFLLESNMFGVCSKIGQKLNFSASSIRKYFIYASFFTLGSPVIIYLVLAFWMEIRKTIRNANHPSVWELE, from the coding sequence ATGGATAAGCTTAAGTTTCTATTGGAAAGTAATATGTTTGGCGTCTGCTCGAAAATAGGGCAGAAGCTTAACTTTTCAGCCTCTTCGATCAGGAAGTATTTTATCTATGCTTCATTCTTTACTCTGGGGTCTCCTGTGATTATCTATCTGGTTTTGGCTTTTTGGATGGAGATCAGGAAGACCATTAGGAATGCTAATCACCCGAGCGTTTGGGAATTAGAATAA
- a CDS encoding NADH-quinone oxidoreductase subunit D, with translation MQKIQYKYKTEYLTESEPLKFKEEDLAEEEMILNVGPQHPSTHGVLRLEVKTDGELIKEVVPHLGYLHRCFEKHAESLPFPQVIPFVDRLDYLASMNSEHAYVMGVEKMLDLQMPQRVEYIRVLVAELNRIASHFLAIGSYALDIGAQTPFLWLFRDRETILRMLEWVSGGRLLYNYIWIGGLFYDLPVGFEEKCKEFTAYVRPKLVELQQIIIDNHLFINRTAGVGVLPLDLAINYGCTGPVLRGSGLRYDLRKVDGYSVYPELDFDIPVGEGKMGKVGDSWDRNYVRLLECFESLKIIDQCLEKLLKEHKRTRDFDPQALVPKKIRPKAMDFYVRAENPKGELGFFFRTDGKSDTPLRVKCRACSFHNLSVLPALSKNILMADLIAIVGSLDLVMGEVDR, from the coding sequence ATGCAGAAAATTCAGTACAAATATAAAACGGAATACTTAACAGAATCCGAACCCCTTAAATTTAAGGAGGAAGATTTGGCTGAGGAGGAAATGATCTTAAACGTAGGTCCTCAGCACCCTTCCACCCATGGTGTACTGCGTTTGGAGGTTAAAACTGACGGTGAACTGATTAAGGAAGTAGTTCCGCATTTAGGCTACCTTCACAGATGCTTTGAAAAGCATGCAGAATCTCTACCTTTCCCTCAAGTGATTCCGTTTGTAGACCGTCTGGATTACCTAGCATCTATGAACTCAGAACATGCTTATGTTATGGGAGTGGAAAAAATGCTGGATCTGCAAATGCCGCAGCGTGTAGAGTACATTCGAGTGCTAGTAGCAGAATTGAATAGAATCGCTTCTCATTTCCTGGCTATTGGTAGCTATGCCTTAGATATTGGAGCGCAAACACCCTTCTTATGGCTTTTCCGCGACAGAGAAACCATTTTACGTATGTTAGAATGGGTTTCGGGAGGACGTTTACTATACAATTACATTTGGATTGGGGGACTTTTCTATGATCTTCCGGTGGGGTTTGAAGAGAAGTGTAAGGAATTCACAGCCTATGTCCGCCCAAAACTGGTAGAATTGCAGCAAATTATCATAGACAACCACCTTTTCATCAATAGGACTGCCGGAGTAGGTGTCTTACCTTTAGATCTGGCCATCAATTATGGCTGTACAGGACCCGTTCTCAGAGGTTCGGGACTTCGCTATGACCTTAGAAAAGTAGATGGATACTCTGTTTATCCGGAATTAGATTTTGATATTCCTGTAGGAGAAGGTAAGATGGGAAAGGTGGGCGACTCTTGGGACCGTAATTATGTTCGGTTACTGGAATGTTTTGAATCCCTAAAAATAATAGATCAGTGCCTAGAGAAGCTATTAAAAGAACACAAAAGGACTCGTGACTTTGATCCTCAAGCTTTGGTACCAAAGAAAATCCGCCCTAAAGCCATGGACTTCTATGTCAGGGCAGAAAACCCTAAGGGTGAATTGGGATTCTTCTTCAGAACAGACGGTAAAAGTGATACTCCCCTCAGGGTGAAATGTAGAGCGTGCTCCTTCCATAACCTTTCTGTCCTGCCGGCTCTTTCGAAGAACATATTGATGGCAGACCTGATTGCAATTGTAGGTTCATTGGACCTGGTTATGGGAGAAGTGGATAGGTAA